A part of Pectinatus sottacetonis genomic DNA contains:
- a CDS encoding ExbD/TolR family protein has translation MRLRDRRSFTKPEVVIIPMIDIMFFLLVFFMLSTLYMVNIKTIPVNMPKTSHAEMQTRVNYLVTLKKDGSLYLEDKPITEVSLLRQAQMQKKRYPNFAVVIRADRDIKYDKLMAFLDRLKGAGITRFGLASDTKNK, from the coding sequence ATGCGTCTGCGTGACCGCCGTTCTTTTACCAAACCCGAGGTAGTAATAATTCCCATGATTGATATAATGTTTTTTTTATTAGTTTTTTTTATGCTCAGCACATTATATATGGTTAATATAAAAACTATTCCGGTAAATATGCCTAAAACCAGCCATGCTGAAATGCAAACACGTGTAAATTATCTTGTAACATTAAAAAAAGACGGTTCACTATACTTAGAAGATAAACCTATTACTGAGGTATCTCTGCTGCGTCAGGCCCAAATGCAAAAAAAACGCTATCCCAACTTTGCTGTTGTTATTCGTGCTGATAGAGACATTAAATATGATAAGCTTATGGCCTTTCTTGATAGATTAAAAGGTGCTGGTATAACACGCTTTGGCCTTGCCTCTGATACCAAAAATAAATAA
- the leuB gene encoding 3-isopropylmalate dehydrogenase, with product MPKKIVVIPGDGIGKEITDSAVAVLKKIDNKYKIDLEFSYYDAGGAAYDKFKKPLPEETLNAAKNSAAVLFGAVGGDKWDNVAPELRPEKAILGLRKELGLYANLRPVKTIDALIKYSPLKSDIVRGTDIVIVRELIGGIYFGEKCEREKYKGTERAWDLENYSIPEVDRIVRLAIKIAEGRRKKVTSVDKANVLATSRLWRRTTAKIAGEYPMVKLENMYVDNCAMQLAINPTAFDVIVTGNLFGDILSDEAAVLGGSIGLMPSASIGEHTSLFEPIHGSAPDIAGRGIANPLGTILSAAMLLRYSLHEEAAACDIEAAVDEVLAAGYRTADLFTAGFKKVNTFEMTQAVIGLIK from the coding sequence ATGCCTAAAAAAATTGTTGTAATACCGGGTGATGGCATAGGAAAGGAAATAACGGATAGCGCAGTTGCAGTTTTAAAAAAGATAGATAATAAATATAAAATTGATTTAGAATTTTCTTATTATGATGCTGGCGGAGCGGCTTATGATAAATTCAAAAAACCTTTGCCAGAAGAAACGCTGAATGCCGCTAAAAATTCTGCTGCAGTATTGTTTGGCGCAGTTGGCGGAGATAAATGGGATAATGTAGCACCTGAGTTACGACCGGAAAAGGCAATATTGGGGTTGCGGAAAGAGCTGGGATTATATGCTAATTTACGGCCGGTAAAGACAATTGATGCCTTAATTAAGTATTCTCCTTTGAAATCAGATATTGTACGGGGAACGGATATTGTAATTGTGCGTGAATTGATCGGTGGCATATATTTTGGGGAAAAGTGTGAGCGGGAAAAATATAAAGGCACAGAAAGAGCCTGGGATTTGGAAAACTATAGCATACCAGAAGTTGATCGAATAGTCAGGCTGGCTATAAAAATAGCTGAAGGCCGCCGGAAAAAAGTGACTTCTGTTGACAAGGCCAACGTATTGGCAACTTCGAGGTTATGGCGCAGAACGACAGCAAAAATTGCTGGAGAATATCCCATGGTAAAATTAGAAAATATGTATGTGGATAATTGTGCTATGCAGCTGGCTATAAATCCCACAGCTTTCGATGTAATTGTCACGGGAAATTTATTTGGTGATATATTGAGTGATGAAGCTGCTGTGTTAGGTGGCTCAATAGGACTTATGCCATCAGCAAGTATTGGTGAGCATACCAGTTTGTTTGAACCGATACATGGTTCAGCTCCCGATATTGCAGGCAGAGGAATAGCTAATCCATTAGGGACAATTTTGTCAGCAGCGATGCTTTTGCGTTATTCACTACATGAAGAGGCTGCTGCTTGTGATATTGAAGCAGCTGTGGATGAGGTTTTAGCTGCTGGTTATAGGACTGCCGATCTTTTTACGGCTGGATTTAAAAAGGTTAATACATTTGAAATGACTCAGGCTGTAATTGGTTTAATAAAATAA
- a CDS encoding 3-isopropylmalate dehydratase small subunit: MISEGKAWRYGDNIDTDVIIPARYLNTFDPKELALHCMVDIDKTFAQKVCLGDIIVGGKNFGCGSSREHAPVAIKASGVPVVIADSFARIFYRNGINIGLPLLEIGSNVEKIKADDRLKIDTATGKIENITTGDIFYAHPLPGFVNDIAKAGGLINYIKEKKSNA; encoded by the coding sequence ATGATATCAGAAGGAAAAGCATGGCGTTATGGTGATAATATTGATACGGATGTAATAATACCAGCGCGTTATTTGAATACCTTTGATCCGAAAGAATTAGCGTTACACTGTATGGTTGATATAGATAAAACATTTGCGCAGAAAGTCTGTTTGGGAGATATTATTGTTGGAGGAAAAAATTTTGGCTGTGGGTCTTCCCGTGAACATGCACCGGTAGCAATAAAAGCCAGTGGGGTTCCGGTTGTTATAGCAGATAGTTTTGCCAGGATATTTTACCGTAATGGAATAAATATAGGATTACCGCTGTTAGAAATAGGAAGTAACGTGGAAAAAATAAAGGCAGATGACAGATTAAAAATAGATACAGCAACAGGAAAAATTGAGAATATTACAACAGGTGATATCTTTTATGCGCATCCACTGCCAGGGTTTGTCAATGATATAGCTAAAGCCGGCGGACTGATAAATTACATTAAGGAGAAAAAAAGCAATGCCTAA
- the leuC gene encoding 3-isopropylmalate dehydratase large subunit, which yields MGMNMTEKILAMHAGHEKVSAGQLVTCKLDMVLANDVTAPPSFKEFEKIGGPVFDNKKIALVPDHFTPNKDIKSAGLAKTVREFADKHSIVNYFEVGRGGIEHVILPEMGIVAPGMLTIGADSHTCTYGALGGFSTGVGTTDLAVALATGEAWFKVPETIKVELTGTKPHNITGKDVILTLIGMIGVDGALYKAIEFSGEGISSLSMDDRLTISNMAIEAGGKNGIFPVDEVTLAYIKDRIKKSYTVVEPDTDAKYCQIIKINLSDLVPVVAFPHLPGNTKKVSEIENIKIDQVVIGSCTNGRIEDMKIAAAIMKNRSVYKDVRCIVIPGSQWVYKESIKRGYVDIFVDAGAAVSTPTCGPCLGAHMGILAAGEKCVSTTNRNFRGRMGHVDSEVYLSGPQVAAASAVLGRIAQPDDLQ from the coding sequence GTGGGAATGAATATGACAGAGAAAATACTGGCTATGCACGCAGGACATGAAAAGGTGTCTGCAGGACAATTGGTAACTTGTAAATTGGATATGGTATTAGCTAATGATGTTACGGCACCACCATCATTCAAGGAATTTGAAAAAATTGGCGGACCAGTTTTTGACAATAAAAAAATAGCACTTGTACCAGATCATTTTACACCAAACAAAGATATAAAATCGGCTGGTCTGGCGAAGACAGTACGGGAGTTTGCGGATAAACATAGTATAGTAAATTATTTTGAAGTAGGGCGAGGCGGTATTGAACATGTTATTCTACCGGAAATGGGTATTGTAGCACCGGGAATGCTCACTATTGGAGCTGATTCACATACATGTACATATGGAGCATTAGGCGGCTTTTCCACGGGAGTGGGAACTACTGACTTAGCTGTTGCATTAGCTACAGGTGAAGCTTGGTTCAAAGTGCCGGAAACAATAAAAGTAGAATTAACTGGTACTAAGCCGCATAATATAACGGGCAAGGATGTTATACTGACACTTATAGGTATGATCGGTGTTGACGGAGCGTTATATAAAGCTATAGAATTTTCCGGTGAGGGAATAAGCTCGTTATCTATGGATGATAGATTGACAATTTCTAATATGGCTATTGAGGCTGGTGGAAAAAATGGTATTTTTCCTGTTGATGAGGTGACGCTGGCATATATAAAAGACAGGATAAAAAAATCTTATACTGTTGTAGAGCCTGATACAGATGCAAAATACTGCCAAATTATAAAAATAAATTTATCTGATTTAGTACCTGTTGTAGCGTTTCCACATTTACCGGGAAATACTAAAAAGGTTTCTGAGATAGAAAATATAAAAATTGATCAAGTCGTTATCGGCTCATGTACGAATGGTCGTATTGAGGATATGAAAATTGCTGCCGCCATAATGAAAAATCGTTCAGTTTATAAGGATGTCCGTTGCATTGTAATTCCAGGAAGCCAGTGGGTATATAAAGAATCTATAAAACGGGGTTATGTTGATATTTTTGTTGATGCGGGTGCAGCGGTCAGTACGCCAACATGTGGACCATGTCTGGGAGCACATATGGGAATTTTAGCTGCTGGAGAAAAATGTGTTTCGACGACAAATCGTAATTTCCGGGGACGTATGGGTCATGTGGACAGTGAAGTATATTTATCTGGGCCGCAGGTCGCGGCTGCTAGTGCCGTGTTGGGCAGGATAGCTCAGCCTGATGATTTACAATAA
- a CDS encoding PucR family transcriptional regulator, translated as MSIQLKKLFSDTKDSYQLCLLAGAGGLENEITWVQYTEDIATSSFLRGNELIITTGLCCKEEAWLIDFINELVVRKTAGIIINTGKYIKPAALDQQIIKLCDEHNLPLFIMPWRIHLADIMQDYMNRLFLATQKENNVTDHIKTAIFEPELAKDYGKIFDLHEMIKKFFQIILFNMTNIKLTAKLRSEIILHVKNISNKINLPYVIFWHKDQLILLIYSDKEIIVRDLAEKIVIVLHRVGSVNNITCGSSACHNGFIQLVEAYHEAVAASAVANLQKKALLFFADLGVYRVLFATNNIPLLEKIHNDQLGVLLEHDRKHNSQLYATLRIYLFNNNSLKITAEIAFTHRNTINYRMMKARKILACDFDDATIKFNFMLAFYIADYLEIIKRSS; from the coding sequence ATGTCTATTCAATTAAAGAAGCTTTTTAGTGATACTAAAGACAGTTATCAGCTGTGTCTGCTGGCAGGAGCCGGTGGCTTGGAAAATGAAATTACGTGGGTGCAGTACACTGAGGATATAGCTACTTCTAGTTTTTTGCGTGGTAATGAACTTATTATAACAACAGGATTATGCTGTAAAGAAGAAGCATGGCTGATAGATTTTATTAATGAGCTTGTAGTACGCAAGACTGCGGGAATAATAATTAATACGGGCAAATATATTAAGCCGGCAGCATTGGATCAACAAATAATAAAATTATGTGATGAACATAATTTACCCTTGTTTATTATGCCATGGAGGATTCATTTAGCTGATATTATGCAGGACTATATGAATAGGTTATTTTTGGCAACGCAAAAGGAAAATAATGTTACTGACCATATAAAAACAGCTATTTTTGAACCTGAACTGGCTAAAGATTATGGAAAAATTTTTGATCTGCATGAAATGATAAAAAAATTTTTTCAGATTATATTATTTAATATGACTAATATAAAATTGACAGCAAAATTGCGGTCAGAGATTATTTTACATGTTAAAAACATCAGTAATAAAATTAATTTGCCATATGTTATTTTTTGGCATAAGGATCAGCTTATTTTACTTATATATTCAGATAAGGAAATTATTGTTAGGGATTTAGCGGAAAAAATTGTAATTGTATTGCATAGAGTGGGGTCTGTTAATAATATAACGTGTGGCAGCAGTGCCTGTCATAATGGATTTATCCAGCTTGTTGAAGCTTATCACGAAGCAGTGGCAGCAAGTGCCGTGGCAAATCTGCAAAAAAAAGCATTGCTTTTTTTTGCAGATTTAGGAGTATACAGGGTATTATTTGCTACTAATAATATTCCCTTGCTGGAAAAAATTCATAATGATCAGCTGGGAGTGTTATTGGAACATGACCGTAAACATAATTCTCAATTATATGCTACGCTGCGTATATATTTATTTAATAATAACAGCTTGAAAATAACGGCTGAAATCGCTTTTACGCATCGTAATACAATAAATTATCGGATGATGAAAGCACGTAAAATACTGGCATGTGATTTTGATGATGCAACAATAAAGTTTAATTTTATGCTGGCCTTTTATATAGCTGATTATTTAGAAATTATTAAAAGAAGTTCATAA
- a CDS encoding aspartate aminotransferase family protein: protein MLKDELPQIITNCLPGPKAAAIIKRRNDAIPSAIRCNYPVVIARGEGAVIEDVDGNHFLDFIGGVGVLNIGFSQPEIIEAVKTQADKYFHGMFNVVTHEGYVKLAEKINSLAPVKGEKKRTFFANSGAEADENAVKIAKAFTKRPNIIVFSGAFHGRTLLTMSMTAKKAYAKGMGPFPDGIYRAEFPYIYRRPDGMSKEKALNYYIEKLYETFNNCSDPEHVAAIVVEPLQGEGGFIPAPLEWVKCLREICDKYGILLIADEVQCGFCRTGRMFTTEYWQEQGIRPDIISMAKSIAAGIPLSGIVAREEIMQSVPAGVIGGTYCGNPLACAAALKTIEIMQRDNLAQRSLEIGKKVTASYKSWMKKYDVIGDVRGIGGMVGIEFVKSKKSKKPDSQLVNNLIQEMAQHGVLMENAGVHNNVIRFLAPLVITDAQLDSGLSIFEKAIKKCAGYK from the coding sequence ATGTTAAAAGACGAACTGCCCCAAATTATTACTAATTGTCTGCCCGGTCCTAAAGCCGCTGCTATTATAAAGAGAAGAAACGATGCAATTCCCAGCGCAATACGCTGCAATTATCCCGTAGTAATTGCCCGGGGTGAAGGAGCTGTAATTGAAGATGTAGATGGTAATCACTTTTTAGACTTTATCGGTGGCGTAGGTGTACTAAATATAGGTTTTAGCCAGCCAGAAATTATAGAAGCTGTAAAAACACAAGCAGATAAATACTTTCACGGAATGTTCAACGTTGTGACACATGAAGGATATGTAAAGTTAGCAGAAAAAATAAACTCACTGGCTCCTGTAAAAGGAGAGAAAAAAAGAACTTTTTTTGCTAACAGCGGTGCTGAAGCAGATGAAAATGCTGTAAAAATTGCCAAGGCATTTACCAAGCGTCCCAATATAATTGTATTTTCCGGTGCATTTCACGGACGCACCTTATTAACGATGTCTATGACTGCTAAAAAAGCTTATGCCAAAGGTATGGGGCCTTTTCCTGATGGAATATACCGCGCTGAATTTCCTTATATCTATCGCAGACCAGATGGTATGTCTAAGGAAAAAGCACTAAATTACTATATAGAAAAGCTCTATGAAACATTCAATAACTGCTCTGACCCTGAACATGTCGCTGCTATAGTTGTTGAACCATTACAGGGAGAAGGCGGATTCATCCCGGCTCCCCTAGAATGGGTTAAATGTCTTCGCGAAATATGTGACAAATATGGTATTTTACTTATTGCCGACGAAGTTCAATGTGGTTTCTGCCGTACAGGACGTATGTTTACTACAGAATACTGGCAGGAACAGGGAATCAGACCAGATATCATCTCCATGGCCAAATCAATTGCTGCTGGTATTCCTTTAAGCGGTATTGTGGCCCGGGAAGAAATAATGCAGTCTGTACCTGCTGGTGTAATAGGCGGAACTTATTGTGGCAATCCATTGGCCTGCGCTGCAGCACTCAAAACTATAGAAATAATGCAGCGTGACAATCTGGCACAAAGGTCTTTGGAAATAGGCAAAAAAGTAACTGCATCTTATAAATCATGGATGAAAAAATATGATGTCATCGGTGATGTCCGCGGCATAGGTGGAATGGTAGGCATCGAATTTGTTAAAAGCAAAAAAAGCAAGAAACCTGACAGCCAGCTGGTCAACAATTTAATTCAGGAAATGGCTCAGCATGGTGTTCTAATGGAAAATGCCGGTGTCCATAATAATGTTATACGTTTTCTTGCCCCCCTGGTCATAACAGATGCACAGCTTGACTCCGGCCTCAGTATCTTTGAAAAAGCAATAAAAAAATGTGCTGGTTATAAATAA
- a CDS encoding substrate-binding periplasmic protein yields the protein MKNMGRKILIIVMLVMSSLFLLAGCSSENAKQASSSDSLQSTLAKIKEKGVLTVGSSNDAPFAYINTKNNKFSGVDADIITEIAKRLGIPKVQMKHIPFENLLMALDNGSVDMVTDAMYIKPERLQKALFTNIWYKEGEAVVVKKDSPIKSKADLKGKVIGGQKGVTFLDTAEKWKKNGEVKDVKIFNSQAELMMAVSTGKIDACITDGIVAGYTIKQNPSLGLWILSPYTPEAAGKIGAAIRFGDKDLLNAVNGELEKMRADGSLKKILQKYGLADDYMVLSADAAKTKNIK from the coding sequence ATGAAAAATATGGGGAGAAAAATTTTAATAATAGTAATGCTGGTAATGTCCTCATTATTTTTACTGGCTGGATGTAGTTCTGAGAATGCCAAACAAGCCAGTTCATCAGATTCATTACAAAGCACATTGGCAAAAATAAAGGAAAAGGGAGTATTAACGGTAGGTTCATCTAATGATGCTCCTTTTGCTTATATAAATACTAAAAATAATAAATTTTCCGGTGTGGATGCTGATATAATTACAGAAATTGCCAAACGATTGGGCATTCCTAAGGTACAAATGAAGCATATTCCTTTTGAAAATCTTTTGATGGCACTTGATAATGGTTCAGTGGACATGGTAACAGATGCCATGTATATAAAACCGGAACGGTTGCAGAAGGCTTTATTTACAAATATTTGGTACAAAGAAGGAGAAGCCGTTGTTGTAAAAAAAGATTCACCGATAAAAAGTAAAGCCGATTTAAAAGGCAAAGTAATCGGCGGGCAAAAAGGTGTAACCTTTCTTGATACAGCAGAAAAGTGGAAAAAAAATGGCGAAGTGAAAGATGTTAAGATTTTTAATAGTCAGGCTGAGTTAATGATGGCTGTGAGTACAGGGAAAATAGATGCGTGTATCACAGATGGAATTGTCGCTGGATATACTATTAAGCAGAATCCTTCACTTGGATTATGGATATTAAGTCCATATACACCAGAGGCAGCTGGGAAAATAGGAGCTGCGATAAGATTTGGTGATAAAGATCTTCTCAATGCAGTAAATGGTGAATTAGAAAAAATGCGTGCTGACGGATCACTTAAAAAAATATTGCAAAAATATGGATTAGCTGATGATTATATGGTTTTATCAGCTGATGCCGCTAAAACTAAAAATATAAAATAA
- a CDS encoding amino acid ABC transporter permease, whose amino-acid sequence MNGILGQLHFKAAAQYLVPSLIHGLGVVLEATFFGFILATIAGIFIAIGRLYGWKPIKIFLYGFLEVIRGTPLLVQLVYIYYVVPLIIDLIAAMLGYKVDAQIKPLTAGIVGLGINYGCYMSEVIRAGLLSIDKGQTEAALVLGFGRYEALFRIIMPQALRSIIPSLGNYLVMMIKDTSLLAYVAVNELLLRTQTFASQTFYTIEAYTYLAIAYLIISVPLSHCVKFIEYKLSSSNR is encoded by the coding sequence ATGAATGGTATACTGGGGCAGTTACACTTTAAAGCAGCAGCACAATATCTTGTCCCATCTTTGATCCATGGATTAGGAGTGGTTTTGGAGGCAACTTTTTTTGGTTTTATTTTGGCAACTATTGCAGGTATATTTATTGCTATCGGGCGGTTATATGGATGGAAACCAATAAAGATATTTTTATATGGATTTTTAGAAGTGATTAGAGGAACACCGCTGTTGGTACAATTGGTATATATATATTATGTAGTACCACTAATTATTGATTTGATTGCGGCTATGCTTGGATATAAAGTTGATGCGCAGATTAAGCCATTGACGGCAGGAATAGTAGGCCTTGGAATTAATTATGGCTGCTATATGTCAGAAGTAATAAGAGCAGGTCTTCTATCAATAGATAAAGGGCAAACAGAAGCAGCCTTAGTTTTGGGATTTGGGAGATATGAAGCCCTTTTTCGTATTATAATGCCGCAGGCACTGCGCAGTATAATTCCCTCTCTTGGAAATTATCTTGTTATGATGATAAAAGATACCTCTTTATTGGCATATGTGGCTGTTAATGAACTTTTGCTGCGTACGCAAACTTTTGCATCACAAACCTTTTATACTATTGAGGCTTATACTTATCTGGCTATTGCATATTTAATAATAAGTGTTCCCTTGTCACATTGTGTAAAGTTTATTGAGTATAAGTTGTCTTCTTCAAATCGTTAG
- a CDS encoding amino acid ABC transporter ATP-binding protein, producing the protein MFNIFDLKKNYGKTEVLKNITMRIDDGEVICIIGPSGSGKSTFLRCLNLLEIPTGGQIYYDGTLLDDKLDSKRLRKEVGMVFQKFNLFPMFNVLKNIIYAPMHVKKMKKKDAEKLARELLAKVGLSDKADSYPAQLSGGQQQRVAIARALAMQPKMLLFDEPTSALDPELVNEVLNVMKDLRKDGMSMVIVTHEMGFARDVSDRVVFMDKGYIVEEGHPGEIFNHPKQERTQQFLNRVLLGV; encoded by the coding sequence ATGTTTAATATATTCGATTTGAAAAAGAATTATGGTAAGACTGAAGTATTGAAAAATATTACTATGAGAATAGATGATGGAGAAGTTATTTGTATAATAGGTCCTTCTGGTTCAGGAAAAAGCACGTTTCTGCGCTGTTTGAATCTGCTTGAAATACCAACAGGAGGGCAGATTTACTATGATGGAACACTACTTGATGATAAACTTGACAGCAAACGCCTGCGTAAGGAAGTAGGTATGGTATTCCAGAAATTTAATTTATTTCCGATGTTTAATGTGTTGAAGAATATTATATATGCACCGATGCATGTAAAAAAAATGAAAAAGAAAGACGCAGAGAAACTGGCCCGCGAGCTACTTGCTAAAGTGGGACTGTCTGATAAAGCTGATTCTTATCCGGCACAGTTATCAGGCGGTCAACAGCAGCGTGTCGCTATAGCAAGAGCACTTGCTATGCAGCCAAAAATGCTTTTATTTGATGAACCTACATCGGCACTTGACCCTGAATTAGTGAATGAAGTTTTGAATGTAATGAAAGATCTTAGAAAAGATGGGATGTCAATGGTTATTGTTACCCACGAAATGGGATTTGCCCGTGATGTATCTGACCGAGTCGTTTTTATGGATAAGGGTTATATTGTTGAAGAAGGGCATCCTGGTGAAATATTTAACCATCCTAAACAGGAACGTACACAGCAGTTTTTAAATAGGGTATTATTGGGGGTATGA